From Paraglaciecola sp. L1A13:
TAATAGCGTGTATTGCCAATTAGGTAGCAATCTTATTCATCTTCCTATTGCGCCTGTGGACCATGTGGTCGACACCACTTCAGCAGGCGACTCATTTAATGGCGTATACATTGGCGCTCGGTTAGCAGGTAAAGAAATTGAACACGCGGTGAGTCTTGCCTCTAAGGCCGCAGCCATTGTTATTCAGTATCCGGGGGCGATCACGCCCAAGGATGATTTTGTTCGCCTTCTCACTCAGTAGAATAGACCTATATCACTGAAACTAATGCGTTATAACTTTTTTATAACGTTTTTTACATATTCTATATAACTAATTTGAATTACTAAATTGCACTCTAGCAGTGCATAGTCTGTGCACTGTTGTAAGTCAAATTGTAACAAAACTTGGAGGGCCTATGCCTACTATTGCATTTCCAGCTGAAATGAAAGCTGGCGAAAAGCGCTGTGCGCTTTTGCCCGTTAACGTAAAGGCATACAAATTATTGGGCGCAGATGTGCTTATTGAATCAGGATTGGGTAAGCATATTCATGTACCAGATGAAGAATACGTAGAGGCGGGGGCAACCGTCGAAGCGAACCGCAATACGTTACTGCAAAAAGGTGACATTATACTTAGTTTACATAAGCTTAGCGTTGACGATGTTGCTTATGTTAAATCAGACGCATTGGTAGTGAGTTATCTTGACCCCTTCAATGAACCTAGCTTCGTGGACACCCTGTGTAGTAAAGGTGTAACCAGTATTAGTATGGAAATGATCCCACGTATTAGTCGTTGTCAGAAGATGGATGCCCTCAGTTCGCAAGCAAGTTTGGCGGGTTATGTGATGGTGATGCAAGCCGTTAATACCCTTCCTAATGTACTACCAATGATGATGACACCGGCAGGTACATTGAAACCCGCAAAAGTATTTATTATCGGAGCAGGTGTGGCGGGGTTACAAGCTATCGCAACGGCTAAACGCTTAGGCGCAAGTGTAACCGCATTCGATACTCGTACTGTGGTAGCAGAGCAAGTGCGATCTTTAGGGGCCAAGTTTTTGGACATAGACTTAGGCAAAACCGGTGAAACCGGCCAAGGCTATGCTCAGGCACTGACACCTGAACAAATGCAAATTCAGCAGCGAGAGCAAGCAAAATGTATCGCGGATTCAGACATCGTTATTACCACAGCACAATTGTTTGGCCGCAAGCCTCCGATATTGATTAATCAAGAGACCATTGCCTCGATGCGCCCAGGTAGTGTCATCGTTGATATGGCTGCAGAAACTGGTGGAAATGTGCAAGGTAGCGTATCAGGAGAAACGGTAAGCATTCACGGTGTGAATGTTATTGGAACAGGGGCATGGGCAAATGGCGTAGCAAAACATGCGACTCAAATGTACGCAAGTAACCTGTATAACTTGATAAGCGAGTTTTGGTCAAAAGATGATAATCGCTTTGCCCTCGACATTAACGATGAGGTGCAGTCTGGATGCATTATTACCTATCAAGGTAAAGTGGTGAACGCCATGATCAGTGATTTCTATGCAGCACAGAAGCAAACAACCCAAGACGGAGTAGCGTAATGGAAGCCATATATTTGCTATTTATTTTATTGTTGTCGATTTTTATCGGCTTCGAATTAATTCAAAAAGTCCCCGCGACATTACATACACCATTAATGTCAGGTGCCAACGCTATTTCGGGTATTACGGTAGTAGGCGCTTTGGCTTTAGCTGGTGATGAAACTTTGGGTGAATACGCCATGTACTTGGGTGCTTTTGCCGTTTTTTTGGCGACAATCAACGTAGTTGGTGGCTATTTG
This genomic window contains:
- a CDS encoding NAD(P) transhydrogenase subunit alpha, whose product is MPTIAFPAEMKAGEKRCALLPVNVKAYKLLGADVLIESGLGKHIHVPDEEYVEAGATVEANRNTLLQKGDIILSLHKLSVDDVAYVKSDALVVSYLDPFNEPSFVDTLCSKGVTSISMEMIPRISRCQKMDALSSQASLAGYVMVMQAVNTLPNVLPMMMTPAGTLKPAKVFIIGAGVAGLQAIATAKRLGASVTAFDTRTVVAEQVRSLGAKFLDIDLGKTGETGQGYAQALTPEQMQIQQREQAKCIADSDIVITTAQLFGRKPPILINQETIASMRPGSVIVDMAAETGGNVQGSVSGETVSIHGVNVIGTGAWANGVAKHATQMYASNLYNLISEFWSKDDNRFALDINDEVQSGCIITYQGKVVNAMISDFYAAQKQTTQDGVA
- a CDS encoding NAD(P) transhydrogenase subunit alpha, whose protein sequence is MEAIYLLFILLLSIFIGFELIQKVPATLHTPLMSGANAISGITVVGALALAGDETLGEYAMYLGAFAVFLATINVVGGYLVTDRMLAMFKKKQ